From Myxococcus stipitatus, one genomic window encodes:
- a CDS encoding erythromycin esterase family protein: MDRIVRDACDKRLVLLGEESHHGSARTIAFKVELIRRLVEECGYDSFIIEAGLYDFLRIQERLGAGEPVDEAMVADAVGGMWANQEMAPLISLLTRQLAAGTLAVGGLDDQVNRGTYAQRDMSRELMAHLSGPRREECGAELERYMTWRYDDTHRFTAERASFIQGCWKELESVLASPAAPVTPRTRGHLRMARNLDRFFERQVAVMSRPPEQAGAARDWSDFDHRSRSMFMNLEAFLDQTPRPRKTLVWLATIHAAKSLASLEKDGRPPTSFGAHVQERFGEQAFVLGFSALSGSYSLSVTPRRFVLEPALEDSLEARAFSPPATQDTRYLARDQLRDAGPRAARPLSYAWVTTAWETVLDGLLVFREERPPTAAHR, from the coding sequence ATGGATCGGATCGTCCGCGACGCGTGCGACAAGCGGCTCGTCCTGCTGGGCGAGGAGTCCCATCACGGAAGCGCCAGGACCATCGCCTTCAAGGTGGAGCTGATCCGTCGGCTCGTGGAGGAGTGCGGCTACGACTCCTTCATCATCGAGGCGGGCCTCTACGACTTCCTCCGCATCCAGGAGCGACTGGGCGCGGGCGAGCCCGTCGACGAGGCCATGGTGGCGGACGCCGTGGGCGGGATGTGGGCCAATCAGGAGATGGCGCCCCTGATTTCACTCCTGACCCGACAGCTCGCGGCGGGGACCCTCGCCGTCGGCGGGCTCGATGACCAGGTCAACCGGGGGACCTACGCGCAGCGCGACATGTCACGCGAGCTCATGGCGCACCTGTCCGGCCCGAGGCGTGAGGAGTGCGGAGCGGAGCTCGAGCGATACATGACCTGGCGGTACGACGATACCCATCGGTTCACCGCGGAACGCGCGAGCTTCATCCAGGGCTGCTGGAAGGAGCTGGAGTCGGTGCTGGCGTCGCCCGCCGCGCCCGTGACTCCGCGGACGCGGGGACACCTGCGGATGGCCCGGAACCTGGACCGGTTCTTCGAGCGACAGGTCGCCGTGATGTCCCGCCCCCCGGAGCAGGCCGGAGCGGCCCGGGACTGGAGCGACTTCGACCACCGCTCCCGCTCCATGTTCATGAACCTGGAGGCGTTCCTGGACCAGACCCCCAGGCCCCGGAAGACCCTCGTCTGGCTCGCCACGATTCACGCGGCCAAGAGCCTGGCGAGCTTGGAGAAGGACGGGCGACCTCCGACGTCCTTCGGCGCCCACGTCCAGGAGCGGTTCGGCGAGCAGGCCTTCGTGCTGGGCTTCTCGGCGCTCTCCGGGAGCTACTCCCTGAGTGTCACGCCGCGCAGGTTCGTCCTCGAGCCCGCCCTGGAGGACTCCCTGGAGGCCCGCGCGTTCTCGCCCCCCGCCACCCAGGACACCCGGTATCTGGCGCGCGACCAGCTGCGTGACGCGGGCCCCCGCGCGGCCCGCCCCCTGAGCTACGCGTGGGTGACGACCGCCTGGGAGACCGTCCTGGATGGATTGCTGGTCTTCCGAGAGGAGCGGCCCCCGACCGCGGCCCACCGCTGA
- a CDS encoding ABC transporter permease gives MDTVLAGLRQALRSLARSPGFALGCVLMLAAGIGASTALFSVVEGVLLRPLPYPHPERLVELSERALDGRTMRFSDPNFEDVRTRTRTLGALAQVSGSASVAVTGADEPALATVALASRDFFPAFAVRPLQGRLFAEEEQQMGGAPVVVVSHAFWKRYLGARPLPLPDTLTFEGRAFTVVGVMPESFDYPVGTQLWIPRELEPQLPSRTAHNWRVVGRLADGVDFQAARAELTRIARELEERYGRDTGMHDIAVEPLRERLVGHVRPTLYLLAGAAAFLLLVAGANVTNLLLARAATRSREFAIHVALGAGPGALVRRFLLESLLLSLSGGALGALLATWGVHALLAVEPGHLPRVGEVGVNASVLLFTLGLSLLLALGLGLLTALRVARQPPGAALARAGRTLSGGSGAENTRRALVVGQLALALVLLVGAALLGRSLMGLLSLDPGYRTEDVAVLSLVLPPAKEEAQGRRNVQLQEHLVATLQALPGVRAAGAVSSFPLEGSPAGDGTFIVLNRPDEVRDFDDFGRLAKERERTGAAEYRVASEGYFAALGIPLVRGRLFEAGDSTDAPHVAVISESLAKARWPNEDPLGKLIQFGNMDGDLRPFTIVGVVGDVREQGLDAAPRPTFYGSSRQRLRYSSRIHVAVYGPMGSAALVTAARPVLREFASELPSRLSTVEELLAGSLAPRRFSLLLLGAFGAVALLLSVAGLAAVVSYAVAQRTREFGIRFALGATSEDVLGMVLRQAARLAGLGIVLGVLAALGLSQVLAGLVYGVSTLDPLVFGAVALLLLGVALFASWLPARRASRVDPMTVLRSEA, from the coding sequence GTGGATACCGTTCTGGCTGGATTGCGACAGGCGCTGCGCTCGCTCGCCCGGAGCCCCGGCTTCGCGCTGGGGTGCGTGCTGATGCTGGCGGCGGGCATTGGAGCGAGCACCGCCCTCTTCAGCGTGGTGGAAGGGGTGCTCCTGCGCCCCTTGCCCTATCCGCATCCCGAGCGACTGGTGGAGCTCTCCGAGCGCGCGCTGGACGGCCGCACGATGAGGTTCTCGGACCCCAACTTCGAGGATGTCCGGACGCGCACCCGCACCCTCGGTGCGCTGGCCCAGGTGTCGGGCTCGGCGAGCGTCGCCGTCACGGGCGCGGACGAGCCGGCCCTGGCGACCGTCGCGCTCGCCTCGCGCGACTTCTTCCCCGCGTTCGCGGTGCGTCCCCTCCAGGGCCGCCTCTTCGCCGAGGAGGAGCAGCAGATGGGAGGCGCCCCCGTGGTGGTGGTGAGCCACGCCTTCTGGAAGCGCTACCTGGGCGCACGACCGCTGCCGCTGCCGGACACCCTCACCTTCGAGGGACGCGCCTTCACCGTGGTGGGCGTGATGCCCGAGTCCTTCGACTACCCGGTGGGCACGCAGTTGTGGATTCCGCGGGAGCTGGAGCCCCAGCTGCCCAGCCGCACCGCGCACAACTGGCGGGTCGTGGGGCGGTTGGCGGACGGCGTCGACTTCCAGGCCGCGCGAGCGGAGCTCACGCGAATCGCGCGCGAGCTCGAGGAGCGGTACGGCCGGGACACGGGGATGCACGACATCGCCGTGGAGCCGCTGCGCGAGCGCCTGGTGGGCCACGTGCGTCCCACGCTCTACCTGCTGGCGGGCGCCGCGGCCTTCCTGCTGCTGGTGGCGGGCGCCAACGTCACGAACCTGCTGCTCGCCCGCGCGGCCACCCGGTCCCGGGAGTTCGCCATCCACGTGGCCCTGGGCGCGGGCCCCGGAGCGCTGGTGCGGCGCTTCCTCCTGGAGTCGCTCCTGCTGTCGTTGAGTGGCGGCGCGCTGGGGGCCTTGCTCGCCACCTGGGGCGTGCACGCGCTGCTCGCGGTCGAGCCGGGTCACCTCCCACGGGTCGGTGAGGTGGGGGTGAACGCGAGCGTGCTCCTCTTCACCCTCGGACTCTCGCTGCTGCTCGCGCTGGGGCTGGGGTTGCTGACGGCGCTGCGCGTGGCGCGACAGCCCCCGGGGGCCGCGCTGGCGCGAGCCGGGCGCACGCTCAGCGGTGGAAGCGGCGCGGAGAACACGCGCCGGGCCCTCGTCGTGGGGCAGCTGGCGCTCGCGCTGGTCCTCCTGGTGGGCGCGGCGCTGCTCGGACGGAGCCTGATGGGGCTGCTCTCGCTGGACCCGGGCTATCGCACCGAGGATGTCGCCGTGCTCAGCCTCGTGCTCCCGCCGGCCAAGGAAGAGGCGCAGGGGCGGCGCAACGTGCAGCTGCAGGAGCACCTCGTCGCGACGTTGCAGGCGCTGCCTGGCGTGCGCGCGGCGGGCGCCGTGAGCAGCTTCCCGCTGGAGGGGAGCCCCGCGGGGGATGGCACCTTCATCGTGCTCAATCGCCCCGACGAGGTGCGGGACTTCGACGACTTCGGGCGGCTGGCGAAGGAGCGCGAGCGCACCGGCGCCGCCGAATACCGCGTCGCGAGCGAGGGCTACTTCGCCGCGCTCGGCATCCCGCTGGTGCGGGGTCGCCTGTTCGAGGCCGGCGACAGCACGGACGCGCCGCACGTGGCCGTCATCAGCGAGTCGCTCGCGAAGGCCCGCTGGCCCAACGAGGACCCGCTGGGCAAGCTCATCCAGTTCGGCAACATGGATGGGGACCTGCGCCCCTTCACCATCGTCGGCGTGGTGGGGGACGTGCGCGAGCAGGGGCTGGATGCCGCGCCCAGGCCCACGTTCTATGGCAGCTCCCGCCAGCGGCTGCGCTACTCCTCCCGCATCCACGTCGCCGTGTACGGCCCAATGGGCTCCGCGGCCCTGGTCACCGCGGCGCGGCCGGTGCTGCGGGAGTTCGCCTCCGAGCTGCCGTCCCGCCTGTCCACCGTGGAGGAGCTGCTCGCGGGCTCGCTCGCCCCCAGGCGCTTCAGCCTCCTGCTGCTGGGGGCCTTCGGGGCGGTGGCGCTGCTGCTCTCGGTGGCGGGCCTGGCGGCCGTCGTGTCCTACGCGGTGGCGCAGCGCACGCGGGAGTTCGGCATCCGCTTCGCGCTGGGCGCGACGTCCGAGGACGTGCTGGGGATGGTGCTCCGGCAGGCGGCGCGGCTCGCGGGGCTGGGCATCGTCCTCGGCGTGCTGGCGGCCCTGGGGCTCAGCCAGGTGCTCGCGGGGCTCGTGTACGGGGTGAGCACCCTGGACCCGCTCGTCTTCGGCGCGGTGGCGCTCCTCCTGCTGGGCGTGGCGTTGTTCGCCAGCTGGCTGCCGGCCCGACGCGCCTCGCGCGTGGACCCGATGACCGTGCTGCGCTCGGAGGCCTGA
- a CDS encoding AMP-binding protein, with protein MSQTPSYVHGTSSTPLLGETIGQNLRRTVERHPDREALVVASQDYRATYQQLWDLTSQVALGLLAMGVEKGDRVGIWSPNRFEWVVVQYATARIGAILVNLNPAYRTAELEYSLNQSGTSVLLLARGFRQTDYRAMLEEVRPRCPSLRVALVLDDDWPLLLSNAKHVSPASLEAREATLQFDDPINIQYTSGTTGFPKGATLSHHNVLNNGYFIGEALRYGPDDRVCIPVPFYHCFGMVIGNLACTSHGATMVIPGEAFDPLAVLRTVEAERCTSLYGVPTMFIAELDHPRFAEFDLTSLRTGVMAGSPCPVEVMKQVQSRMNMREVTICYGMTETSPVSAQSALDDPLDKRVSTVGRVHPHLEVKVIHAETGAVVPRGTAGELCTRGYSVMLGYWANPEATAKAVDAAGWMHTGDLATMDDEGYVRIVGRIKDLIIRGGENISPREVEEFLHTHPGVSEAQVIGVPSVKYGEEVMAWVRVKPGVTLTEEDLKKHCAGRIATFKVPRYWKFVDAFPMTVTGKVQKFRMRELSVAELGLEAAAAIKTA; from the coding sequence ATGAGCCAGACGCCCTCCTATGTCCACGGAACCAGTTCCACGCCGCTGCTCGGCGAGACCATCGGGCAGAACCTCCGGAGGACGGTGGAGCGTCACCCGGACCGCGAGGCGCTGGTCGTCGCCTCCCAGGACTACCGGGCCACGTACCAGCAGCTCTGGGACCTCACGAGCCAGGTGGCGCTGGGGCTGCTGGCCATGGGCGTGGAGAAGGGGGACCGGGTGGGCATCTGGTCTCCCAACCGCTTCGAGTGGGTGGTGGTGCAGTACGCCACCGCGCGCATCGGCGCCATCCTCGTCAACCTCAACCCCGCATACCGGACGGCGGAGCTGGAGTACTCGCTCAACCAGTCCGGCACCAGCGTCCTCCTCCTGGCGCGCGGCTTCCGGCAGACGGACTACCGCGCCATGCTCGAGGAGGTCCGCCCGCGCTGTCCCTCCCTGCGGGTGGCGCTGGTGCTGGACGACGACTGGCCGCTGCTGCTCTCCAACGCGAAGCACGTCAGCCCGGCCTCGCTGGAGGCGCGCGAGGCGACGCTCCAGTTCGACGACCCCATCAACATCCAATACACGTCCGGGACCACGGGCTTCCCCAAGGGCGCCACGCTGTCGCACCACAACGTGCTCAACAACGGGTACTTCATCGGCGAGGCGCTGCGCTACGGCCCGGACGACCGCGTCTGCATCCCCGTGCCCTTCTACCACTGCTTCGGCATGGTGATTGGCAACCTGGCCTGCACCAGCCACGGCGCCACCATGGTGATTCCGGGCGAGGCGTTCGACCCGCTGGCGGTGCTGCGGACGGTGGAGGCCGAACGCTGCACGTCGCTGTATGGCGTGCCCACCATGTTCATCGCGGAGCTGGACCACCCCCGCTTCGCGGAGTTCGACCTGACGTCGCTGCGCACGGGGGTCATGGCGGGCTCGCCGTGTCCCGTGGAGGTGATGAAGCAGGTGCAGTCGCGGATGAACATGCGGGAGGTGACCATCTGCTACGGCATGACGGAGACCTCGCCGGTGTCCGCGCAGAGCGCCCTGGACGACCCGCTGGACAAGCGCGTGTCCACGGTGGGCCGCGTCCACCCGCACCTGGAGGTGAAGGTCATCCACGCGGAGACGGGCGCCGTGGTGCCCCGGGGCACGGCGGGCGAGCTGTGCACGCGCGGCTACAGCGTGATGCTCGGCTACTGGGCGAACCCGGAGGCCACCGCGAAGGCCGTGGACGCCGCGGGGTGGATGCACACCGGCGACCTGGCGACGATGGACGACGAGGGCTATGTGCGTATCGTCGGCCGCATCAAGGACCTCATCATCCGTGGCGGAGAGAACATCTCCCCGCGCGAGGTCGAGGAGTTCCTCCACACCCATCCCGGGGTGAGCGAGGCGCAGGTCATCGGCGTGCCGAGCGTGAAGTACGGCGAGGAGGTCATGGCCTGGGTGCGGGTCAAGCCGGGCGTCACCCTCACCGAGGAGGACCTGAAGAAGCACTGTGCGGGGCGCATCGCGACCTTCAAGGTCCCGCGCTACTGGAAGTTCGTGGACGCCTTCCCCATGACGGTGACGGGGAAGGTGCAGAAGTTCCGGATGCGGGAGCTGTCCGTGGCGGAGCTGGGCCTGGAGGCCGCGGCGGCCATCAAGACCGCTTGA
- a CDS encoding TfoX/Sxy family protein — protein sequence MAKRDSFVEYVLELLEKLGPVQERRMFGGWGLYSGGRMFGLIAEGQLYLKTDELTRPEFHAQGGRPFIYESATRSVEMSYWTPPPDAADDAYALLPWARRAVEAADRAARKKDTAKKKAPVAKKAAAKKAAPKRRVANAPPAKKRAGARKVAKLKRS from the coding sequence GTGGCGAAGAGGGACAGCTTCGTGGAGTACGTGCTGGAGCTGCTGGAGAAGCTGGGGCCGGTCCAGGAGCGCCGGATGTTCGGTGGCTGGGGGCTGTACTCTGGCGGACGGATGTTCGGGCTCATCGCCGAGGGACAGCTCTATTTGAAGACGGACGAGCTCACCCGGCCCGAGTTCCACGCCCAGGGCGGCCGGCCGTTCATCTACGAGAGCGCGACCCGGTCGGTGGAGATGAGCTACTGGACGCCGCCCCCGGACGCCGCGGACGACGCCTACGCGCTCCTTCCATGGGCGCGGCGGGCGGTGGAGGCGGCGGACCGGGCCGCGCGGAAGAAGGACACGGCGAAGAAGAAGGCGCCCGTGGCGAAGAAGGCTGCCGCGAAGAAGGCGGCGCCGAAGCGTCGGGTCGCCAACGCGCCGCCCGCGAAGAAGCGGGCCGGCGCCAGGAAGGTGGCGAAGCTCAAGCGGTCTTGA
- a CDS encoding TrpB-like pyridoxal phosphate-dependent enzyme — MVRPRTPPERSISSNRGGSVDFHLRDEELPTHWYNFLRDLPAPLPEARQVGRPTPAELAERIRPRALLEQNNPTVPWVPIPEPVIDRLIQCGRPTPLRRARRLEQYLQTPARIYCKREDQLVTGSFKLTTALAQAYYARQEGREVLVSETGAGQWGMAVALASQMFGLRGHVFMARCSLEQKPYRRYFMELLGTHVDPSPSGRTRVGRELLARHPGHPGSIGSAISEAIETSLETPGAAYLSGSNINHVHLHQTLLGLEVRKQLELARESRLDELIACAGGGSNLCGLMLPFLKEKREGAPLRFLAVESTAAPRLTQGTYEYCRSDVAGYTPEVLAYSMGKDFVPEPVHVGGLRNHNSSPLVSLLRRHGLLDAMAFDEQVALEAGRVLLKTEGILVAPESSHAVAAAIDSALRVRGTGEEKVIVLLASGSGFLDLEGYHQVLGGGS, encoded by the coding sequence GTGGTCCGCCCCCGGACACCTCCCGAACGTTCAATCTCATCCAACCGGGGAGGGAGCGTCGACTTCCACCTGCGTGATGAGGAATTACCGACACACTGGTACAACTTCCTGCGGGACCTGCCCGCACCCCTCCCGGAGGCGCGGCAGGTGGGGCGGCCCACGCCCGCGGAGCTCGCGGAGCGGATCCGCCCGCGCGCGCTGCTCGAGCAGAACAACCCCACCGTGCCCTGGGTCCCCATCCCCGAGCCCGTCATCGACCGGTTGATCCAGTGCGGCCGGCCCACCCCGCTGCGCCGCGCGCGGCGGCTGGAGCAGTACCTCCAGACGCCCGCGCGCATCTACTGCAAGCGCGAGGACCAGCTGGTGACGGGCAGCTTCAAGCTGACCACGGCCCTGGCCCAGGCGTACTACGCGAGGCAGGAGGGGAGGGAGGTCCTCGTGTCCGAGACGGGCGCGGGGCAGTGGGGCATGGCCGTGGCGCTGGCGAGCCAGATGTTCGGCCTGCGGGGCCACGTCTTCATGGCCCGCTGCTCGCTCGAGCAGAAGCCCTATCGCCGTTACTTCATGGAGCTGCTGGGGACACACGTAGACCCCTCGCCCTCCGGACGCACGCGGGTGGGGCGTGAACTGCTCGCGCGCCACCCCGGCCACCCCGGCAGCATCGGCTCGGCCATCAGCGAGGCCATCGAGACGAGCCTGGAGACGCCGGGCGCCGCCTACCTGTCCGGCAGCAACATCAACCACGTCCACCTGCACCAGACGCTGCTCGGGCTGGAGGTGCGCAAGCAGCTGGAGCTGGCGCGGGAGTCGCGGCTCGACGAGTTGATCGCCTGCGCGGGCGGAGGCAGCAACCTGTGCGGCCTGATGCTGCCCTTCCTGAAGGAGAAGCGGGAAGGGGCGCCCCTGCGCTTCCTGGCGGTCGAGTCCACCGCCGCGCCCCGGCTCACCCAGGGCACCTACGAGTACTGCCGCTCAGACGTGGCGGGCTACACGCCCGAGGTCCTCGCCTACTCGATGGGCAAGGACTTCGTCCCGGAGCCGGTGCACGTGGGCGGGCTGCGCAATCACAACAGCTCCCCGCTGGTGAGCCTGCTGCGCCGCCACGGGCTGCTGGACGCGATGGCGTTCGACGAGCAGGTGGCCCTCGAGGCGGGCCGCGTCCTGCTGAAGACGGAGGGCATCCTCGTCGCCCCGGAGTCCTCGCACGCCGTCGCGGCCGCCATCGACTCGGCGCTCCGGGTCCGCGGCACGGGCGAGGAGAAGGTCATCGTGCTGCTGGCCAGTGGCAGCGGCTTCCTGGACCTGGAGGGCTACCACCAGGTCCTGGGTGGGGGGAGCTGA
- a CDS encoding molybdopterin-dependent oxidoreductase — MSLHLKNFSPRPGEHCETSTLRMMLAHEGLVLSESTLFGLGAGLDFKLWPSPEPRRVMPIASGRIDSGHVARSAAERLGVELVVQEAEDPALAREQLEAILRGGRVAGLKLDIFHLDYFKTRRHFAAHYVALYGLDSGSALVVDTAQQGGEHRVSLEHLEKARDSREGFQASRNLSMYVERLPPSPSGGDAGRAIPLATWMAAIRECAGNFLAERPVDCGPSGMRRVAMAMARWSDAFDDPREVVSGIAHFWRFAGTGGANFRRLYREFLAEGGRRFDKPVFRDAVADFDRIVQDWDVVIDGLMTYGRTGDASHLAKASQRFLALADLETRAMTRLLEAARAPAAPPPGASGVSRSASAAPAVTEVKTVCRMCHGGCGAIVTLNHGVPVDIRGDEASPVSEGFFCAKGKAALGLLGGERLTTPLRRVTRDGRTDFVPISWTEALDVVADTLLEAKRAYGAESVVLAQGTDRNYQEWVFRLANTFGTPNVLGPAHVCFYPRVMASILTFGGFTFSDYEGDPEAILAWGSNKLHTHSDGVIGIKLAKALKRGAKLIVVDPLRTALARQADCWLQIRPGTDGALALGMLHLVIENGWFDAPFVEHHTQGFEALRAHVRAHDLETTSRLTGLAAEDILRATRLYATAARATIEAGTGISQNRNAFDTLRSVFMLSALCGNLDAEGGDVIWEPMAVDGRRTFPLTELLPQAQQAKRLGGERHRVLSMTGWAHPDAVWDALLTDAPYPLRAMVVFGSNLLATQADTERVHRALSRLPFLVVCDLYLTPTARMADIVLPTSSWLERDQVVEFNAYVGARRKLTQVGESRSDEDIILELAARLGLGAHFWPSLQDALAHKLRGLGHTWESFRDVGFIPNQKRYRKYREQGFRTPSGKLSLFHVGLQKMGYAPLPEYVPEPVRDDAAERLPYLLTSAHSPYFYNSEYHQVPALHGRQSRPLLTLHPEAAEREGVTEGERVFVHAAGREWGVEFEARLSRDVAPDVVYVDSCWWYPAAATLTEALRSNINALTRTEDRDPAMGSTPLRGFRVALSKAAPAQHKTLELGGSRRVP, encoded by the coding sequence ATGAGTCTTCATTTGAAGAACTTCAGTCCTCGCCCTGGCGAGCACTGCGAGACGAGCACGCTGCGGATGATGCTCGCGCACGAGGGCCTCGTGCTGAGCGAGTCGACGCTCTTCGGGCTCGGCGCGGGGCTCGACTTCAAGCTGTGGCCCTCGCCGGAGCCCCGGCGGGTGATGCCCATCGCGTCCGGGCGCATCGACTCCGGACATGTCGCGCGGAGCGCGGCGGAGCGGCTCGGCGTGGAGCTCGTGGTCCAGGAGGCGGAAGACCCGGCGCTGGCGCGCGAGCAGCTGGAGGCCATCCTGCGCGGGGGCCGCGTGGCGGGCCTGAAGCTCGACATCTTCCACCTGGACTACTTCAAGACGCGCCGCCACTTCGCCGCCCACTACGTGGCCCTGTATGGCCTGGACTCGGGGAGCGCCCTGGTGGTGGACACGGCGCAGCAGGGGGGCGAGCACCGCGTGTCGCTCGAACACCTGGAGAAGGCGCGTGACTCGCGAGAGGGGTTCCAGGCGTCTCGCAACCTCTCCATGTATGTCGAGCGGCTCCCCCCCTCACCGAGCGGCGGCGACGCCGGACGGGCCATCCCGCTCGCCACGTGGATGGCGGCCATCCGGGAGTGCGCCGGCAACTTCCTCGCGGAGCGCCCGGTGGATTGCGGCCCCTCGGGCATGCGACGCGTGGCGATGGCGATGGCGCGCTGGTCGGACGCCTTCGACGACCCGCGCGAGGTGGTGAGCGGCATCGCCCATTTCTGGCGCTTCGCGGGCACGGGGGGCGCCAACTTCCGGCGCCTGTATCGCGAGTTCCTGGCGGAGGGCGGTCGCCGCTTCGACAAGCCGGTGTTCCGCGACGCGGTGGCCGACTTCGACCGCATCGTCCAGGACTGGGATGTCGTCATCGACGGGTTGATGACCTACGGGCGCACCGGGGACGCGTCGCACCTGGCGAAGGCCAGCCAGCGCTTCCTGGCGCTCGCGGACCTGGAGACCCGGGCCATGACGAGGCTCCTCGAGGCGGCGCGCGCGCCAGCGGCTCCTCCGCCCGGGGCCTCCGGCGTCTCGCGGAGCGCCAGCGCCGCCCCGGCCGTCACCGAGGTGAAGACGGTCTGTCGCATGTGCCACGGCGGGTGCGGCGCCATCGTCACGTTGAACCACGGCGTGCCGGTGGACATCCGGGGCGACGAGGCCAGCCCGGTGAGCGAGGGCTTCTTCTGCGCCAAGGGCAAGGCGGCGCTGGGGCTGCTCGGGGGAGAGCGGCTGACCACGCCCCTGCGTCGCGTGACGCGGGACGGACGGACGGACTTCGTCCCCATCTCCTGGACGGAGGCGCTCGACGTCGTCGCCGACACGCTCCTGGAGGCGAAGCGCGCATACGGCGCGGAGTCCGTCGTCCTGGCCCAGGGCACGGACCGCAACTACCAGGAGTGGGTGTTCCGGCTGGCGAACACGTTCGGTACGCCCAACGTGCTGGGGCCCGCGCACGTCTGCTTCTACCCGCGGGTGATGGCCTCCATCCTCACCTTCGGGGGCTTCACCTTCAGCGACTACGAGGGGGACCCGGAGGCCATCCTCGCCTGGGGGAGCAACAAGCTGCACACCCACTCGGACGGGGTGATTGGCATCAAGCTGGCCAAGGCCCTCAAGCGCGGCGCGAAGCTCATCGTCGTGGACCCGCTGCGCACCGCCCTGGCGCGGCAGGCGGACTGCTGGCTCCAGATACGGCCGGGCACGGACGGCGCGCTGGCGCTCGGGATGCTCCACCTGGTCATCGAGAACGGCTGGTTCGATGCCCCGTTCGTCGAGCATCACACGCAGGGCTTCGAGGCGCTGCGGGCGCACGTCCGGGCCCATGACCTGGAGACGACGTCGCGGCTCACGGGGCTGGCCGCCGAGGACATCCTGCGCGCCACGCGCCTGTACGCGACGGCGGCGCGGGCCACCATCGAGGCGGGGACGGGAATCTCCCAGAACCGCAACGCCTTCGACACGCTGCGCTCCGTCTTCATGCTGTCCGCCCTCTGCGGCAACCTCGACGCGGAAGGCGGAGACGTCATCTGGGAGCCCATGGCCGTGGATGGGCGCCGCACCTTCCCGCTGACGGAGCTGCTCCCCCAGGCGCAGCAGGCGAAGCGGCTGGGCGGCGAGCGCCACCGCGTGCTGTCCATGACGGGCTGGGCGCACCCGGACGCCGTCTGGGACGCCCTCCTCACCGACGCGCCATACCCCCTGCGCGCCATGGTCGTCTTCGGCAGCAACCTGCTGGCGACCCAGGCGGACACGGAGCGCGTCCACCGCGCGCTCTCCCGGCTGCCCTTCCTCGTCGTCTGCGACCTGTACCTGACGCCGACCGCGCGCATGGCGGACATCGTCCTGCCCACCTCGAGCTGGCTGGAGCGCGACCAGGTCGTCGAGTTCAACGCCTACGTCGGGGCGCGCCGCAAGCTGACGCAGGTGGGGGAGAGCCGGTCCGACGAGGACATCATCCTCGAGCTGGCCGCGCGCCTGGGACTGGGCGCGCACTTCTGGCCCTCCCTCCAGGACGCGCTGGCGCACAAGCTCAGGGGCCTGGGGCACACCTGGGAGAGCTTCCGGGACGTGGGCTTCATCCCGAACCAGAAGCGCTACCGCAAGTACCGGGAGCAGGGCTTCCGCACGCCCTCCGGGAAGCTGAGCCTGTTCCACGTCGGCCTCCAGAAGATGGGGTACGCGCCCCTGCCCGAGTACGTCCCGGAGCCGGTCCGAGACGACGCGGCGGAGCGGTTGCCGTACCTGCTCACCAGCGCGCACTCGCCCTATTTCTACAACTCCGAATACCACCAGGTGCCCGCGCTGCACGGTCGCCAGTCACGCCCGCTCCTCACGCTGCATCCGGAGGCCGCGGAGCGCGAGGGCGTCACGGAAGGCGAGCGCGTGTTCGTCCACGCGGCCGGGCGGGAGTGGGGCGTCGAGTTCGAGGCGCGCCTGTCCCGGGACGTGGCCCCCGACGTCGTCTACGTCGACTCCTGCTGGTGGTACCCGGCCGCCGCCACGCTCACCGAAGCGCTGCGCTCCAACATCAACGCGCTGACGCGCACGGAAGACCGCGACCCCGCCATGGGGAGCACGCCCCTGCGCGGCTTCCGGGTCGCCCTTTCGAAGGCGGCCCCGGCGCAGCACAAGACCCTCGAGCTGGGAGGCTCCCGTCGTGTCCCTTGA
- a CDS encoding class I SAM-dependent methyltransferase yields MRERVPETDNGQQGEFIAHRYDLMQRHIRDRGWLQEKVDLLVAQGLTGGVALEVGMGPGYLGLEWLKATRDTSLVGLDISPEMVTYAEKNRAEYGLQARASFCLGDALALPFPEGRFDCVFSYGSLHEWSRPAVVLDQVHRVLRPGGRFCIIDLRRDLDRQALTFMRVNIDVEMRAGFMSSVRSAYTLEELRALVEASALRGAAMRELELGLYLTGTK; encoded by the coding sequence TTGCGTGAACGCGTCCCGGAGACGGACAACGGCCAGCAGGGCGAGTTCATCGCCCACCGCTATGACCTCATGCAGCGCCACATCCGGGACCGGGGCTGGCTCCAGGAGAAGGTGGACCTGCTCGTCGCCCAGGGACTGACGGGCGGGGTCGCCCTGGAGGTGGGCATGGGGCCCGGCTACCTCGGGCTCGAGTGGCTGAAGGCGACGCGCGACACCTCGCTCGTGGGGTTGGACATCTCCCCGGAGATGGTGACATACGCGGAGAAGAACCGCGCCGAGTACGGCCTCCAGGCGCGCGCGAGCTTCTGCCTGGGCGACGCGCTGGCGCTGCCCTTCCCGGAGGGGCGCTTCGACTGCGTCTTCAGCTACGGCTCGTTGCACGAGTGGAGCCGCCCCGCGGTCGTGCTCGACCAGGTGCACCGCGTCCTGAGGCCGGGCGGTCGCTTCTGCATCATCGACCTGCGGCGGGACCTGGACCGCCAGGCGCTCACCTTCATGCGCGTCAACATCGACGTGGAGATGCGCGCCGGCTTCATGAGCTCCGTGCGCTCCGCCTACACGCTGGAGGAGCTGCGCGCGCTGGTGGAGGCGAGCGCGCTGCGCGGCGCGGCGATGCGCGAGCTGGAGCTGGGGCTCTACCTGACGGGAACCAAGTAG